A part of Streptomyces sp. NBC_01210 genomic DNA contains:
- a CDS encoding sensor histidine kinase: MTGIGMAALAAAGAVLLAAGIAIGRLTARRGGKPDLDLGTPVERATFQTLHTASLAAPPLRAGLTEDTARKAARRLRSLLGTEALCLTDRESVLAWDGRGADHHEQRVMVRVADMLDSGRSQSVHTECEDLECPLRWAVIAPLTGEEGVLGALVAYGSRESAVLVRAATEVARWVSVQLELAELDRSRTRLIEAEIRALRAQISPHFIFNSLAAIASFVRTDPERARELLLEFADFTRYSFRRHGDFTNLADELRSIEQYLALAGARFGDRLKVTLQVAPEVLPVTVPFLCLQPLVENAVKHGLEDSRDECRVTIAARDAGAEAMVTIEDDGVGMDPAVLRGILAGQRPASSGIGLSNVDERLRQVYGDDYGLVIETGVGAGMKITMRIPKYRAGVHSSAGRRAGG, from the coding sequence ATGACCGGGATCGGCATGGCCGCACTCGCCGCGGCGGGGGCGGTACTGCTCGCGGCCGGCATCGCGATCGGCCGCCTGACCGCACGACGTGGCGGCAAACCCGACCTCGACCTCGGCACACCCGTCGAACGGGCCACCTTCCAGACTCTGCACACCGCCTCGCTCGCCGCGCCCCCGCTGCGCGCCGGCCTCACCGAGGACACCGCGCGCAAGGCCGCCCGCAGGCTGCGCTCACTGCTCGGCACCGAGGCACTCTGCCTCACCGACCGCGAATCCGTACTCGCCTGGGACGGCCGCGGGGCCGACCACCATGAACAGCGGGTGATGGTGCGTGTCGCCGACATGCTGGACTCCGGGCGCAGCCAGAGTGTGCACACCGAGTGCGAGGACCTGGAGTGCCCGCTGCGCTGGGCCGTGATCGCCCCACTGACCGGCGAGGAAGGAGTGCTCGGCGCGCTCGTCGCCTACGGATCCCGGGAGTCGGCCGTCCTGGTGCGGGCGGCGACGGAGGTGGCCCGCTGGGTCTCCGTGCAGCTGGAACTGGCCGAGCTGGATCGCTCCCGTACCCGGCTGATCGAGGCGGAGATCCGTGCCCTGCGTGCCCAGATATCGCCGCACTTCATCTTCAACTCGCTCGCGGCGATCGCCTCGTTCGTCCGCACCGACCCCGAGCGCGCTCGCGAACTGCTGCTGGAATTCGCCGACTTCACCCGCTACTCCTTCCGCAGGCACGGTGACTTCACCAATCTCGCCGATGAACTGCGTTCCATCGAGCAGTACTTGGCGCTCGCCGGGGCCCGCTTCGGCGACCGGCTCAAGGTGACGCTCCAGGTGGCCCCGGAAGTGCTGCCGGTGACCGTGCCGTTCCTGTGTCTGCAGCCGCTCGTCGAGAATGCCGTCAAGCACGGTCTGGAGGACTCCAGGGACGAATGCCGGGTCACCATCGCGGCGCGGGACGCCGGGGCCGAGGCCATGGTGACCATCGAGGACGACGGCGTGGGCATGGACCCGGCCGTGCTGCGGGGGATCCTTGCGGGGCAGCGGCCGGCCTCGTCGGGCATCGGACTGTCCAATGTCGACGAACGGCTGCGCCAGGTGTACGGCGACGACTACGGACTCGTCATCGAGACCGGCGTCGGCGCGGGCATGAAAATCACGATGCGGATCCCCAAGTACCGGGCGGGTGTGCACTCATCGGCCGGACGCCGGGCCGGCGGATGA
- a CDS encoding sodium/solute symporter — MNQTYAVTAVTAVVLATVLIGALGLRISRTTSDFYVASRTVKPGLNAAAISGEYLSAASFLGIAGLVLLQGPDMLWYPVGYTAGYLVLLVLVAAPLRRSGAYTLSDFAEARLESAAVRRLASLFVVGIGWLYLLPQLQGAGLTLEILTGAPNWVGGLVVAFVVTGAVAAGGMRSITFVQAFQYWLKLTALLLPALFLVAAWLGDDAPRARFDAPTLFREHTVVRVDDTVRIDLEGPLTLAVSGGIDGTPYEKERQITLGSGTHRIEAGTTLRFPQGSEVPARATAGADPAGWSQPLSGGRDGYHLYATYGLILATFLGTMGLPHVAVRFYTSPNGRAARRTTLVVLGLIGAFYLLPPVYGALGRIYAPELALTGDADAAVLVLPERIIGGIAGQLLGALLAGGAFAAFLSTASGLTMSVAGVITQDVLPARGVRSFRLATLLAMAVPLGASVVATNVPVADAVGLAFAVSASSFCPLLVLGIWWRGLTPPGAAAGLVIGGGAALTAVMATRAGLAPQGWPHTLMAWPAVWSVPLGFLTMVLVSLATPRHIPPGAAAILARLHLPEDLAGRPQPEGAER, encoded by the coding sequence GTGAACCAGACCTACGCGGTGACCGCCGTCACCGCCGTGGTGCTCGCCACCGTGCTCATCGGCGCGCTCGGCCTGCGAATATCCCGCACCACCTCCGACTTCTACGTCGCGTCCCGCACGGTGAAGCCCGGCCTCAACGCCGCCGCCATCAGCGGCGAGTACCTCTCCGCAGCCTCCTTCCTCGGCATCGCGGGGCTGGTGCTCCTCCAGGGCCCCGACATGCTCTGGTACCCGGTCGGGTACACCGCCGGCTATCTCGTACTGCTGGTGCTGGTCGCCGCACCGCTGCGCCGCTCGGGGGCGTACACCCTCTCCGACTTCGCAGAGGCCCGGCTCGAGTCCGCCGCCGTACGCCGGCTCGCCAGCCTCTTCGTCGTCGGCATCGGCTGGCTCTATCTGCTGCCCCAACTCCAGGGCGCGGGACTGACCCTGGAGATCCTCACCGGAGCGCCGAACTGGGTCGGCGGCCTTGTCGTCGCCTTCGTCGTCACCGGGGCCGTCGCCGCGGGCGGCATGCGCAGCATCACCTTCGTCCAGGCCTTCCAGTACTGGCTCAAGCTCACCGCGCTGCTGCTGCCCGCGCTCTTTCTCGTTGCTGCCTGGCTCGGCGACGACGCGCCCCGCGCCCGCTTCGACGCGCCCACGCTCTTCCGCGAACACACCGTCGTACGCGTCGACGACACCGTCCGGATCGATCTCGAGGGACCACTCACCCTCGCCGTCTCCGGCGGCATCGACGGCACACCGTACGAGAAGGAGCGGCAAATCACCCTCGGCAGTGGCACCCACCGCATCGAGGCGGGCACCACGCTGCGCTTCCCGCAGGGTTCCGAAGTGCCCGCGCGGGCCACCGCCGGGGCCGACCCGGCCGGCTGGTCCCAGCCGCTGTCCGGCGGCCGCGACGGCTACCACCTCTATGCGACGTACGGCCTCATCCTCGCCACCTTCCTCGGCACGATGGGACTCCCGCATGTCGCCGTGCGCTTCTACACCAGCCCCAACGGACGCGCCGCGCGTCGTACGACCCTGGTCGTCCTCGGGCTGATCGGCGCGTTCTATCTGCTGCCGCCGGTCTACGGAGCGCTCGGGCGGATCTACGCACCCGAACTTGCCCTCACCGGCGACGCGGATGCCGCCGTGCTGGTGCTGCCCGAACGGATCATCGGCGGCATCGCGGGGCAGCTGCTCGGCGCGCTGCTCGCGGGCGGCGCCTTCGCGGCATTCCTGTCCACCGCCTCCGGACTGACCATGTCCGTCGCCGGTGTGATCACGCAGGATGTGCTGCCCGCACGTGGCGTACGGAGCTTCCGCCTCGCCACCCTTCTCGCCATGGCGGTGCCGCTCGGAGCGAGCGTCGTGGCCACCAATGTGCCGGTCGCCGACGCGGTGGGGCTGGCCTTCGCCGTCTCGGCGTCCTCGTTCTGCCCGCTGCTGGTGCTCGGCATCTGGTGGCGCGGGCTCACGCCACCCGGTGCCGCCGCCGGACTGGTGATCGGCGGCGGCGCCGCGCTGACCGCCGTGATGGCCACCCGCGCGGGCCTCGCGCCGCAGGGCTGGCCGCACACCTTGATGGCCTGGCCCGCCGTGTGGTCGGTGCCTCTCGGCTTCCTGACCATGGTGCTGGTGTCACTGGCCACCCCACGTCACATACCGCCCGGCGCCGCCGCCATCCTCGCGCGGCTGCATCTGCCGGAAGACCTCGCCGGCAGGCCGCAGCCCGAAGGAGCCGAACGATGA